A single region of the Gilliamella apis genome encodes:
- the rpoC gene encoding DNA-directed RNA polymerase subunit beta', producing the protein MKDLLKFLKAQTKTEDFDAIKIGLASPDMIRSWSFGEVKKPETINYRTFKPERDGLFCARIFGPVKDYECLCGKYKRLKHRGVICEKCGVEVTQAKVRRERMGHIELASPTAHIWFLKSLPSRIGLLLDMPLRDIERVLYFESFMVLDGGMTNLDRGQILTEEQYLDALEEFGDEFDARMGAEAIQELLRNIDVQAECEALRDELSTTNSETKRKKLTKRIKIIEAFIQSENKPEWMILNVLPVLPPDLRPLVPLDGGRFATSDLNDLYRRVINRNNRLKRLLDLAAPDIIVRNEKRMLQESVDALLDNGRRGRAITGSNKRPLKSLADMIKGKQGRFRQNLLGKRVDYSGRSVITVGPYLRLHQCGLPKKMALELFKPFIYGKLERRGYATTIKAAKKMVEREDAIVWDILDEVIREHPVLLNRAPTLHRLGIQAFEPILIEGKAIQLHPLVCAAFNADFDGDQMAVHVPLTLEAQLEARALMMSTNNILSPASGEPIIVPSQDVVLGLYYMTRDKVNAKGEGMVLTGPKEAEKLYRLGLVELHAKVKVRITESHRNSIGEWEDTTSVIDTTVGRAILWLIMPKGMSFSVINQPLGKKAISRILNICYRQLGMKETVILADQVMYTGFAYAARSGVSVGIDDMEIPAKKLQIINEAEIEVAEIQEQFQSGLVTAGERYNKVIDIWAAANERVAKAMMDNLSTEKVINREGEEEVQSSFNSIYMMADSGARGSAAQIRQLAGMRGLMAKPDGSIIETPITANFREGLNVLQYFISTHGARKGLADTALKTANSGYLTRRLVDVAQDLVVIEDDCGTLEGVVMTPVIEGGDVKEPLRERVLGRVTAEDVLKPGSADILIPRNTLLDESYCDLLEQESVDSVKVRSVVSCDTDFGVCAKCYGRDLARGHLVNKGEAIGVIAAQSIGEPGTQLTMRTFHIGGAASRAAAESSVQVKNKGSIKLTNAKFVTNPDQKLVITSRNAELTIIDELGRMKETYKVPYGSILTKGNGATVDAGETVANWDPHTMPVISEAKGFVRFVDMIDGQTITRQTDELTGLSSIVILDVAERTGVGKDLRPAIKIVDAKGNDIFVAGTEMLAQYFLPGKALVQLEDGAEINVGDTLARIPQASVGTKDITGGLPRVADLFEARKPKEPAILAEIDGIISFGKETKGKRRLIITPLDGSEPYEEMIPKWRQLNVFEGEQVGRGDVISDGPESAHDILRLRGVNAVTRYIVNEVQEVYRLQGVKINDKHIEVIVRQMLRKATVIHPGGSRLLDGEQLEVSRLKIINRELEAQGKEPIVYLHDLLGITKASLTTESFISAASFQETTRVLTEAAVAGKNDELRGLKENVIVGRLIPAGTGYAYHKERLRKRAMPSDDAIQPTTVSAEEATANLAELLNSAEENQ; encoded by the coding sequence GTGAAAGACTTACTAAAGTTTCTAAAAGCACAAACAAAAACTGAAGATTTTGATGCTATCAAGATAGGCCTTGCTTCTCCTGATATGATTCGTTCATGGTCTTTTGGTGAAGTTAAAAAACCTGAAACAATTAACTATCGTACGTTTAAACCTGAACGTGATGGATTGTTTTGTGCGCGTATTTTCGGGCCAGTTAAAGATTATGAATGTTTGTGTGGAAAATATAAACGTTTAAAACACCGTGGTGTTATTTGTGAAAAATGTGGTGTAGAAGTCACACAAGCTAAAGTACGTCGTGAACGTATGGGCCACATTGAACTTGCATCACCAACTGCACATATTTGGTTTTTAAAATCATTACCATCTCGTATTGGTTTATTACTTGATATGCCACTTCGTGATATTGAACGTGTGCTTTATTTTGAATCATTTATGGTTCTTGATGGAGGCATGACAAATTTAGATCGTGGACAAATCTTAACTGAAGAACAGTATTTAGATGCGTTAGAAGAGTTCGGTGATGAGTTTGATGCACGCATGGGTGCAGAAGCTATTCAAGAATTATTACGTAATATTGATGTTCAAGCTGAATGTGAAGCATTACGTGATGAACTATCAACCACTAATTCTGAAACAAAACGTAAAAAGTTAACCAAAAGAATTAAGATCATTGAAGCATTTATCCAATCAGAAAATAAACCTGAATGGATGATCTTAAATGTATTACCTGTGTTGCCACCAGATTTACGACCATTAGTACCACTTGATGGCGGTCGTTTTGCAACATCAGACTTAAACGATTTATATCGTCGTGTTATCAACCGTAATAATCGTTTAAAACGTTTATTAGATTTAGCTGCACCAGATATTATTGTTCGTAACGAAAAACGTATGCTACAAGAATCTGTAGACGCATTATTAGATAATGGTCGTCGTGGTCGTGCAATCACTGGTTCAAACAAACGTCCATTAAAATCACTTGCCGATATGATTAAAGGTAAGCAAGGTCGTTTCCGTCAAAACCTATTAGGTAAACGTGTAGACTATTCTGGCCGTTCAGTAATTACTGTAGGTCCATACTTACGTTTACATCAATGTGGTTTACCGAAGAAAATGGCTCTTGAGCTATTTAAACCATTTATCTACGGTAAATTAGAGCGTCGTGGTTATGCAACAACCATTAAAGCTGCTAAGAAGATGGTTGAACGTGAAGATGCAATTGTTTGGGATATCTTAGATGAAGTTATTCGTGAACATCCGGTATTATTAAACCGTGCACCAACACTTCATAGACTTGGTATTCAGGCGTTTGAGCCTATCCTAATTGAAGGTAAAGCGATCCAATTGCACCCATTAGTTTGTGCGGCATTCAATGCTGACTTCGATGGTGACCAAATGGCGGTTCACGTTCCATTAACGTTAGAAGCACAATTAGAAGCGCGTGCGTTAATGATGTCAACCAACAATATTCTTTCACCAGCAAGTGGTGAACCTATTATCGTTCCATCTCAGGACGTGGTATTAGGTCTTTACTATATGACTCGTGATAAAGTCAATGCTAAAGGTGAAGGCATGGTATTAACCGGCCCTAAAGAAGCAGAAAAACTGTATCGTTTAGGTCTAGTTGAATTACATGCTAAAGTTAAAGTACGTATAACGGAAAGTCATCGTAACAGTATTGGTGAGTGGGAAGATACAACTTCTGTAATTGATACTACTGTTGGTCGTGCTATCTTATGGTTAATTATGCCTAAAGGTATGAGTTTCTCTGTTATCAATCAACCGCTTGGTAAAAAAGCAATTTCACGAATTTTAAATATTTGTTATCGTCAATTGGGCATGAAAGAAACTGTTATTTTAGCTGACCAAGTTATGTATACCGGCTTTGCTTATGCAGCGCGTTCAGGTGTATCGGTTGGTATTGATGATATGGAAATTCCTGCTAAGAAATTACAAATTATCAATGAAGCTGAAATCGAAGTTGCAGAAATTCAAGAACAGTTCCAATCTGGTTTAGTAACTGCAGGTGAACGTTATAACAAAGTTATCGATATTTGGGCAGCAGCTAATGAGCGTGTTGCTAAAGCGATGATGGATAACTTATCAACTGAAAAAGTGATTAACCGTGAAGGTGAAGAAGAAGTTCAATCTTCATTTAATAGCATCTACATGATGGCCGATTCTGGTGCTCGTGGTTCTGCAGCTCAGATTCGTCAGTTAGCGGGTATGCGTGGTTTGATGGCTAAACCAGATGGTTCAATCATCGAAACACCAATTACGGCAAACTTCCGTGAAGGATTAAACGTACTTCAATACTTTATCTCGACCCATGGTGCGCGTAAAGGTCTTGCTGATACCGCATTGAAAACAGCGAACTCAGGTTACTTAACTCGTCGTTTAGTTGATGTGGCTCAAGATTTAGTTGTTATTGAAGATGACTGTGGCACGTTAGAAGGTGTGGTAATGACACCTGTGATTGAAGGTGGTGATGTTAAAGAACCATTACGTGAACGTGTATTAGGTCGTGTAACAGCTGAAGACGTATTAAAACCAGGTAGTGCGGATATTTTAATCCCTCGCAATACATTACTTGATGAAAGTTATTGTGATCTACTTGAACAAGAATCTGTAGATAGCGTTAAAGTTCGTTCAGTAGTTTCGTGTGATACTGATTTTGGTGTTTGTGCGAAATGTTATGGACGTGACTTAGCTCGTGGTCACTTAGTGAACAAAGGTGAAGCTATCGGTGTTATCGCTGCTCAATCAATCGGTGAACCAGGTACACAGTTAACCATGCGTACGTTCCATATCGGTGGTGCGGCATCTCGAGCAGCAGCAGAATCTAGTGTTCAAGTTAAAAACAAAGGTAGTATTAAACTGACTAATGCTAAATTTGTAACTAACCCAGATCAGAAACTAGTTATTACTTCACGTAATGCTGAATTAACTATTATTGATGAATTAGGTCGAATGAAAGAAACTTATAAAGTTCCTTATGGCTCGATTCTAACTAAAGGTAATGGTGCAACTGTTGATGCTGGTGAAACGGTAGCAAACTGGGATCCGCATACAATGCCAGTTATTTCGGAAGCGAAAGGTTTTGTTCGTTTTGTTGATATGATCGATGGCCAAACCATTACTCGTCAAACTGATGAGTTAACAGGTTTATCATCTATCGTAATCTTAGATGTAGCAGAACGTACTGGTGTTGGTAAAGATCTACGTCCAGCAATTAAAATTGTTGATGCTAAAGGTAATGATATCTTTGTGGCAGGTACAGAAATGCTTGCGCAGTACTTCTTACCAGGTAAAGCATTAGTACAATTAGAAGATGGTGCGGAAATTAATGTTGGTGATACACTTGCACGGATTCCACAAGCATCTGTAGGTACTAAAGATATCACCGGTGGTTTACCTCGAGTAGCTGATTTATTTGAAGCTCGTAAACCTAAAGAGCCGGCAATTCTTGCTGAAATTGATGGTATTATCTCATTCGGTAAAGAAACTAAAGGTAAACGTCGCTTAATTATCACTCCACTAGATGGTAGTGAACCATATGAAGAGATGATTCCAAAATGGCGTCAACTTAACGTATTCGAAGGCGAACAAGTTGGCCGTGGTGATGTGATTTCTGATGGTCCTGAATCAGCACATGATATTTTACGTCTACGTGGTGTTAATGCAGTAACTCGTTATATTGTGAATGAAGTTCAAGAAGTTTATCGTTTACAAGGTGTAAAAATTAACGATAAACATATTGAAGTTATTGTTCGTCAAATGTTACGTAAAGCAACTGTTATTCATCCTGGTGGTTCTCGTTTACTTGATGGTGAACAACTTGAAGTTTCACGCTTGAAGATTATTAATCGTGAGCTTGAAGCACAAGGTAAAGAACCAATTGTTTACTTGCATGATTTGCTTGGTATTACTAAAGCATCACTTACTACTGAGTCATTTATTTCTGCGGCATCGTTCCAAGAAACGACTCGCGTATTAACTGAGGCAGCAGTTGCAGGTAAAAATGATGAACTTCGTGGTCTGAAAGAAAACGTTATTGTTGGTCGCTTAATTCCAGCTGGTACTGGTTATGCATATCATAAAGAGCGTTTGCGTAAACGCGCAATGCCATCTGATGATGCAATTCAACCAACAACTGTTTCAGCTGAGGAAGCTACAGCTAACTTAGCGGAATTATTGAATTCAGCAGAAGAAAATCAATAG
- a CDS encoding antibiotic biosynthesis monooxygenase family protein: MYIVMNRFKIKLGSEDTFIEIWRNRDSHLKEMKGFNRFYFLKGKTYEDYTLFSSYAEWESKQDFENWVNSAHFKHTHRNTDSRPNNADIYFEPAQLECFEVII, translated from the coding sequence ATGTATATTGTAATGAATCGTTTTAAAATTAAGTTAGGTAGTGAAGACACTTTTATTGAAATATGGCGTAATCGTGATAGTCATTTAAAAGAGATGAAAGGTTTTAATCGTTTTTATTTTCTTAAAGGAAAAACTTATGAAGATTACACATTGTTTTCATCATATGCCGAATGGGAATCAAAACAAGATTTTGAAAATTGGGTTAATTCTGCTCATTTCAAACATACTCACCGTAATACAGATAGCCGTCCAAATAACGCAGATATCTATTTTGAACCGGCTCAACTTGAATGTTTTGAAGTCATTATCTAA
- a CDS encoding LemA family protein produces MKSKLLLLILILIIVGGFFFFKDYNSIQTQDEKVAASWSEVINQYKRRADLVPNLVNTVKGYATHEKDVFTQVTDARAKVGSIQINADQLSDPALFSKFQQAQSELSSALSRLIAVSENYPELKANTLYQDLMSQLEGTENRITVARGRYIETVQSFNTYIRQLPTKWIANVIGVQPKQQFTVENEQQISNPPAVNFGQ; encoded by the coding sequence ATGAAATCGAAATTACTATTGCTTATTCTTATTTTAATCATTGTTGGTGGATTTTTCTTTTTTAAAGACTATAACAGTATTCAAACTCAAGACGAAAAAGTTGCTGCATCTTGGTCGGAAGTGATTAATCAGTATAAACGTCGAGCAGATTTAGTTCCGAATCTTGTCAATACAGTAAAAGGATATGCAACTCATGAAAAAGATGTTTTTACTCAGGTAACAGATGCGAGAGCGAAAGTGGGTTCGATCCAAATTAATGCAGATCAACTTAGCGATCCCGCTTTATTCTCAAAATTCCAACAAGCCCAATCAGAATTAAGTTCCGCATTAAGTCGCTTAATTGCGGTTAGTGAAAATTACCCAGAACTTAAAGCAAACACACTTTATCAAGATTTAATGAGCCAATTGGAAGGTACTGAAAACCGGATAACGGTTGCTAGAGGTCGATATATAGAAACAGTACAATCATTTAATACTTATATTCGTCAATTACCAACCAAATGGATTGCAAATGTTATAGGGGTACAACCAAAACAACAGTTTACGGTTGAAAATGAACAACAAATTTCTAATCCACCAGCAGTCAATTTTGGACAATAA
- a CDS encoding TPM domain-containing protein — translation MKKYYLLFCLLFFSAVSYALTEIPTFDRRIIDTSDTLEPSQIDDLESSLITFEKTRTDGAQIAVLMIPKLDNETVEQYADRVFIKWKIGKKEQDNGILLLIVKDDKLMRIEVGYGFEGIITDLIASHIIREQLVPQFRQNNYYQGIHDALSVLINKLNDPQQVPATNSDPDLKTVLAGDFGANLFSYGLASFFICFTIASLFSITSSKRSASRSLGTGLLNGISVGGFTLFNGYSLHIVLPLIFLAFVASAILSGILTMSGGSGRGGRGGGFGGGNGGGFGGGSFGGFGGGGGGRSGGGGASGSW, via the coding sequence ATGAAAAAATATTATCTGCTCTTTTGTTTACTGTTTTTTAGTGCTGTAAGTTATGCATTAACTGAAATTCCAACATTTGATCGCCGTATTATTGATACATCAGATACTTTAGAACCATCACAAATAGATGATTTGGAATCAAGCTTGATTACTTTTGAAAAAACGCGAACTGATGGTGCACAGATCGCGGTATTAATGATCCCCAAACTCGATAATGAAACGGTTGAACAGTATGCTGATAGGGTGTTTATTAAGTGGAAAATAGGTAAAAAAGAGCAAGATAATGGTATTTTATTATTAATTGTTAAAGATGATAAGTTGATGCGAATCGAAGTTGGTTATGGTTTTGAAGGCATCATTACCGACTTAATTGCTAGTCATATCATTCGTGAACAATTAGTGCCACAATTTAGACAAAATAACTATTATCAAGGTATACATGATGCGCTTTCAGTTTTAATTAATAAGTTGAATGATCCTCAACAGGTACCAGCGACTAATAGTGATCCAGATCTCAAAACGGTACTTGCTGGTGATTTTGGTGCCAATTTATTTAGTTATGGATTAGCATCCTTTTTTATTTGTTTCACTATTGCTAGCTTATTTTCGATTACTTCCTCTAAACGTAGTGCTAGCCGAAGTTTAGGTACTGGTTTACTAAATGGTATATCAGTTGGCGGTTTTACTTTGTTCAATGGTTATTCATTACATATTGTCTTACCTCTAATATTTTTAGCATTTGTTGCCAGTGCGATTTTAAGTGGAATTTTAACTATGAGTGGCGGTAGCGGACGTGGTGGTCGAGGAGGCGGTTTCGGTGGGGGTAATGGTGGTGGTTTTGGCGGAGGTTCATTCGGCGGATTTGGTGGTGGAGGCGGTGGCCGTAGTGGTGGCGGCGGTGCCTCTGGCAGCTGGTAA
- a CDS encoding PRD domain-containing protein: protein MAQIQFRMIEDDLDPEVVTAQTIEIINRWLTDHQISQNDVQKAMLLSHVKAMVERAKTLEKLPEVDPSLFDELSEQSLMLARKTIQLFNSLPMEEAYLLAVHYEVAIAN, encoded by the coding sequence ATGGCACAAATACAATTCCGTATGATCGAAGATGATTTAGATCCCGAAGTTGTGACTGCGCAAACGATAGAAATTATTAATCGTTGGTTGACTGATCATCAAATATCCCAAAATGACGTGCAAAAAGCGATGTTGTTATCACATGTTAAAGCAATGGTTGAAAGAGCGAAAACGCTAGAAAAATTACCTGAGGTTGATCCTTCTTTATTTGATGAGCTCTCAGAGCAATCCTTAATGCTTGCACGTAAAACCATACAATTATTCAATAGTCTACCAATGGAAGAGGCTTATTTACTGGCTGTTCATTATGAAGTAGCTATAGCAAATTAA
- a CDS encoding SFCGS family glycine-rich protein, whose product MAEVIIVIGDRMGKGQKIAEGINSIEGCRAIVIPGMAADMKLGDVMNNENADLGLSFCGSGGAGAITAQNKYGYSQRHGMRSIEEGETAINDGCKVLGFGFMDTVELGQRIAQAFLKKYPRS is encoded by the coding sequence ATGGCAGAAGTAATCATTGTCATCGGCGATAGAATGGGCAAAGGACAAAAAATTGCAGAGGGAATTAATTCTATAGAAGGGTGTCGCGCAATTGTTATTCCAGGTATGGCAGCTGATATGAAATTGGGTGACGTAATGAATAATGAGAATGCAGATCTAGGGCTTTCGTTTTGTGGCAGTGGCGGTGCAGGCGCCATAACGGCACAAAATAAATATGGCTATTCTCAACGACACGGTATGCGTTCAATTGAAGAAGGTGAAACAGCCATTAATGACGGTTGTAAAGTACTAGGATTTGGTTTTATGGATACAGTAGAACTTGGCCAACGTATAGCCCAAGCATTTTTGAAAAAATATCCTCGTTCTTAA
- a CDS encoding DUF4312 family protein encodes MKKTEQIQVRVTGQGDSKQRAFAIALNQVQKQVLKNTNNVMLRIEPLNISVVSAIEKITTERFLFIFLPRKKTFYDITLDVSVNVTFIDLNDIKFISK; translated from the coding sequence ATGAAAAAAACTGAGCAGATACAAGTAAGAGTAACTGGGCAAGGAGATTCGAAGCAGCGTGCGTTCGCTATAGCGCTAAATCAAGTGCAAAAGCAGGTACTTAAAAATACTAATAATGTCATGTTACGAATTGAACCGCTTAATATTAGTGTTGTTTCTGCTATTGAAAAGATAACTACAGAACGCTTTTTATTTATCTTTTTACCTAGAAAAAAGACATTTTATGACATCACACTCGATGTCTCAGTAAATGTTACGTTTATCGATCTGAACGATATTAAATTTATCTCTAAATAA
- a CDS encoding DUF4311 domain-containing protein has protein sequence MEILIIALKSIVIGGLCGFGVGAGAARMFHAPTYQGMGAFRTLGELNSCEGDPAAHFSFGLGFFFNAWASSVAAGSFTQDVDHRIIPNWGAALLMIKNRNLAQTLHDPKKMAFACAFIGVIVVLFLNTTTSVIPDSLKITATKVLVPAANLLVATVMPVIFWLAALDAGRRSGFWGTLFGGLAQLIMGNAVPGLVLGILIGKGVDDSGWNRVMKIMLAAVIVLFIMSGYFRGFDMKMINSFRDGLSYWFK, from the coding sequence ATGGAAATTCTAATTATAGCATTGAAGTCCATTGTAATTGGTGGACTGTGTGGATTTGGAGTAGGCGCTGGTGCAGCTCGAATGTTTCATGCTCCAACTTATCAAGGTATGGGGGCTTTTCGTACCTTAGGTGAACTTAATTCTTGTGAGGGTGATCCTGCTGCACATTTTTCATTTGGCTTAGGATTCTTTTTTAATGCCTGGGCTTCATCTGTTGCTGCTGGTTCATTTACCCAAGATGTTGATCATCGCATCATTCCAAACTGGGGTGCTGCACTATTGATGATAAAAAACCGAAATTTAGCACAAACGTTACATGATCCTAAGAAAATGGCCTTTGCTTGTGCATTTATCGGTGTGATTGTTGTGTTATTTTTAAATACAACCACCTCGGTTATTCCTGATTCTTTAAAAATTACCGCAACTAAAGTTTTAGTTCCAGCCGCAAATTTACTAGTCGCGACTGTGATGCCGGTTATTTTCTGGTTGGCAGCTTTAGATGCCGGTAGAAGAAGTGGTTTTTGGGGAACTTTGTTTGGTGGGCTAGCGCAATTAATTATGGGTAATGCAGTACCTGGTTTAGTGTTAGGTATTTTGATTGGTAAAGGAGTGGATGATAGTGGTTGGAATCGAGTGATGAAAATCATGTTAGCTGCGGTAATTGTTTTATTTATCATGAGCGGATATTTCCGTGGATTTGATATGAAAATGATTAATTCATTCCGAGATGGTTTGTCTTATTGGTTTAAATAA
- a CDS encoding DUF4310 family protein encodes MNTQTTINKSFWYADWSFPILCGLLSAGIFAGTHTFYVYGIGAFNEIAFVAMLKSGMTTGDYGAVAAFGASFLFARVIEGSLVGILDIGGALQTGIGLGVPALLLAGGYTLPIENFLVALLTGLLLGMVIGLLIILIRKFTVNSGGGSTFGADVMMGAGNASGRFLGPMIILSAMVASIPIGIGSLLGALLFYVWKKPITGGAILGAMIFGGIFPII; translated from the coding sequence ATGAATACTCAAACAACCATTAATAAAAGTTTTTGGTATGCCGATTGGTCATTCCCTATTCTTTGTGGATTACTCTCTGCAGGTATTTTCGCTGGAACACATACTTTTTATGTATATGGGATTGGTGCTTTTAACGAAATAGCATTTGTTGCAATGCTTAAATCAGGTATGACGACAGGCGATTATGGTGCAGTAGCCGCTTTTGGTGCTAGCTTTTTATTTGCGCGTGTCATTGAGGGATCGCTAGTTGGGATACTTGATATTGGTGGTGCGCTACAAACAGGTATTGGTTTAGGTGTGCCAGCGTTGCTATTAGCTGGTGGCTATACATTGCCAATTGAGAATTTTTTGGTAGCGTTATTAACCGGTTTATTGCTCGGTATGGTAATCGGCTTACTTATCATCCTTATTCGTAAATTTACAGTTAACAGTGGTGGTGGATCAACCTTTGGCGCAGATGTCATGATGGGAGCGGGAAATGCATCAGGTCGATTTCTTGGTCCAATGATTATTTTATCAGCTATGGTTGCATCTATTCCTATTGGTATAGGGTCATTGCTTGGTGCACTATTATTTTATGTATGGAAAAAGCCTATTACAGGTGGTGCAATATTAGGTGCCATGATTTTTGGCGGTATCTTCCCAATTATATAA
- a CDS encoding amidohydrolase/deacetylase family metallohydrolase → MYDLIIKNAKLIDNSITDIAIQQGKIVEIGKNIIATSNQVLDLQNQHYISAGWIDSHTHCFAHSPIYHDEPDLIGVKTGVTAVVDAGSVGALDADEFYDLAMQAKTHVYSFLNISKIGLIRQSELADMQDIDVPLFDQTLVKYPNFFIGIKVRMSRSVVGENGILPLIKAKEMQKKTGLPLMIHVGNNPPELDEIADLLTKGDIITHCFNGKPNQIFDKQNNLRDSIKRAIGRGVILDIGHGGESFSFAVAERAKCLDVYPNTISSDIYSKNRLQGPVFSLANVMNKFICLGYSKTRIIDSVTKNAAQILHLNNKGEIAIGYDADLTIFDIKQQTVSLTDSEGGQRECHEQFVPLAAIVTNTTKKVTHIEITQEGSKNELRISN, encoded by the coding sequence ATGTATGATTTAATTATAAAAAATGCCAAACTCATTGATAATTCAATAACCGATATTGCCATTCAACAAGGCAAAATTGTGGAAATTGGCAAAAATATAATCGCAACATCAAATCAAGTATTGGATTTACAAAATCAACACTATATAAGTGCCGGCTGGATAGATTCCCATACTCATTGCTTTGCTCACTCACCAATTTACCACGATGAACCAGATCTCATTGGTGTTAAAACTGGTGTGACGGCAGTGGTTGATGCCGGCAGTGTTGGCGCACTTGATGCGGACGAATTTTATGATTTAGCGATGCAGGCTAAAACTCATGTTTATTCTTTTTTAAATATCTCAAAAATTGGTTTAATAAGACAAAGTGAGCTTGCTGATATGCAAGATATAGATGTGCCGTTATTTGACCAAACTTTAGTTAAATATCCTAATTTTTTTATTGGAATAAAAGTTAGGATGAGTCGTAGCGTTGTTGGCGAAAATGGTATTTTACCGTTAATCAAAGCGAAAGAGATGCAGAAAAAGACGGGGTTGCCACTAATGATTCATGTAGGAAATAATCCGCCTGAACTTGATGAAATTGCAGATTTATTAACTAAAGGCGATATTATTACTCATTGTTTTAATGGTAAGCCAAACCAAATATTTGATAAGCAGAATAATCTGCGTGATTCAATTAAACGCGCCATTGGACGTGGGGTGATTTTAGATATTGGTCATGGTGGTGAAAGTTTCAGTTTTGCAGTAGCTGAGCGAGCTAAATGTTTAGATGTTTATCCAAACACTATTAGCTCTGATATATATTCTAAAAATCGCTTGCAAGGTCCTGTATTTAGCTTAGCAAATGTGATGAATAAATTTATCTGTCTAGGTTATAGCAAAACTAGAATTATTGATAGTGTCACTAAAAATGCGGCACAAATATTGCATTTAAATAATAAAGGGGAAATAGCTATTGGCTATGATGCCGATTTGACTATTTTTGATATAAAACAGCAAACCGTCTCTTTAACTGATTCAGAAGGTGGGCAGAGGGAATGCCATGAACAGTTTGTTCCTTTAGCCGCTATCGTAACAAATACAACCAAAAAAGTTACACACATTGAAATAACACAAGAAGGTAGTAAAAATGAGCTCAGAATCTCAAACTGA